One region of Mugil cephalus isolate CIBA_MC_2020 chromosome 17, CIBA_Mcephalus_1.1, whole genome shotgun sequence genomic DNA includes:
- the LOC125023644 gene encoding zinc finger MYM-type protein 4-like isoform X1 produces MADSEEFRLKRLQHEERLSRVFDEVMGLGDFADSSRGSATSSKSGQDEAKEADETSGQEQGRPIEEEESNGSRQEEKMDEGVEEQTFPCVASPSPDRSSLPSSFKMGKNEAGGGGSGGAAFDDALDGLPSYGPEEEDEDWHFALPMGTLEEAGVNKANQKRAQSGQVNSTAPSDAFVGESREEDEEEEQERAGSSPSPNTSHSSQDHTPDNSQDGGLQGEETEDSQQGETSEAAPIEDSNPPTSPTINIKDEPIDEGYDAALLPQSSIRQIKEELEHQEEELRISSVFSVGGGNTFAQPTMPAAVPAPQHTTIFIPGRGALLQAMGPLPIRTPAPVQASLPALAPLPSRPPQPPIPGSVRCSGCSKVLLKGQTAFQRKGSTQLFCSTVCLTGHLPPATKNRLCFQCKKEIIQPRDMIAVPADDNTLMHFCGHFCLSVFRHKRKQPDKAPDKRQERKPEKPPEKPGERQPERPFCSVCKVNNKQIEHEVTHQGRLHRLCSNACFVSWRKIRQLAMNCCEGCGLYCNSKSGSCQTLTIERTQLNFCSPTCIATFKQTCRKMIECANCHKMAVVSSTFMERDHKGKVQLYCSPGCVEQSRPPQHTLTGTPFPCCLCKVSAVPQYHLAMVDGTIRNFCSYACVSTFRKSGDTSQSDLINGTSSLRNPSVRETPKPGSSVGASSVPPIPQDYPSSVPYQGHHPSHTSVPPLVPPYPTMSSPSVPGQPLKPAEGGLGDSSKLTCHQCSKQFSSKPMLFSHQGRIFMFCNKTCCDHYKTQKNILALCECCKQEKVIYDIISYNQQDLVICSENCKLLLKRDLTSRNRDQTWRPCSYCTGISQKMLHSHYGGKMEEFCRPHCMSQYTVLYYGMGRCDSCRKQGYMSEKLQCLGSVRNFCNLPCLLQYCHFHFETSQHTSSNGTGTAPQAPHAPTQPHHSSKMNPVIADVVSLANGSATQPSVSADTAQTGALPTTNIDGKNHYHASTQTDAMRVPTPRRRQMKNKSVLCRPFTMDQETFCQLPTTSTESGEGKENVKVVMVPVPVPIFIPVPMNMYCQHTPVPMPMPMPVPVPIVVPPQKKDVKDAAVQSECFAVSKEQQKDEPVSSADQSSKSGDIKSEVVSATACKDEEKAVQADLPPTSSSEMCTESDDPQLNAQPETSKTTSALPTASPGDQPPSSPAMDLETDFPSELLDQKLSAPRRGVKRAREGSYSRKRGRRRIGSLDRGAAVTPAPPKLNHLYGVNAWRSWVQQRNKQSQQPSPVDIKEDVLQCNSAELNYGLSHFVREVRRPNGERYSPDSIFYLCLGIQQVQADRVTGFTSFSLLLLFLTCMFFRLLSLPLIGQYLFMKGRIENIFTDKLYIQFASEITGMLRLWKPKLLPSGQVVSSRVEEPYLWECKQLGAYSPIVLLNTLLFFCTKTFHLTTVEQHQSLSFSNFTRCSKPCSRAGKVHYLRYQRSSAAPHSQEETARSRRRQAENEGDMEMLQNVTNPLHCPVQLYEFYLSRCPESVKKRTDVFYLQPHQNVHTHSSHWYTSQPLDATTLQNMLTRILAVKEVQQEQEAVQHQSPAAAEGDGPQSLSTTCSPATL; encoded by the exons ATGGCGGATTCGGAGGAATTTAGACTTAAACGGTTACAG CATGAGGAGCGCTTGTCCAGAGTGTTTGACGAAGTAATGGGCCTAGGAGACTTTGCTGACTCTTCCAGAGGTTCTGCCACCTCTTCCAAGAGTGGTCAGGATGAGGCAAAGGAAGCAGACGAAACTTCAGGACAAGAGCAAGGGCGACCaatagaggaagaggagagcaaCGGTAgcagacaagaagaaaaaatggaTGAGGGGGTAGAAGAGCAGACCTTTCCATGTGTTGCCTCCCCCTCCCCTGATCGCAGCTCTTTACCCTCCTCATTTAAAATGGGAAAGAACGaagcaggagggggaggaagtggCGGGGCAGCGTTTGATGATGCACTGGATGGCCTTCCTTCCTATGggccagaagaagaagatgaagactgGCACTTTGCCCTGCCAATGGGTACCCTTGAGGAAGCTGGTGTTAATAAAGCCAACCAAAAAAGAGCCCAGTCAGGGCAGGTGAACAGCACAGCTCCAAGTGATGCCTTTGTTGGTGAGTCcagagaggaggacgaggaggaagagcaggagaggGCTGGGAGTAGTCCCTCTCCCAACACCTCCCACTCCTCTCAGGACCACACACCAGACAACAGCCAAG ATGGAGGCCTCCAGGGAGAGGAGACTGAAGACAGCCAACAGGGAGAG ACGTCAGAGGCTGCTCCTATTGAGGACAGTAATCCCCCAACGTCTCCTACTATCAATATTAAAGATGAGCCTATTGATGAGGGCTACGATGCTGCTTTGCTGCCTCAGAGCTCCATCAGACAGATCAAAGAAGAGCTGGAGCACCAGGAG GAAGAGCTGAGGATTAGCTCTGTCTTCTCTGTAGGTGGAGGGAACACCTTTGCACAGCCTACTA TGCCAGCAGCAGTCCCAGCCCCCCAGCACACAACCATTTTTATCCCTGGTAGAGGAGCTCTCCTACAAGCCATGGGTCCCCTCCCCATCAGAACACCAGCTCCAGTCCAAGCATCACTGCCAGCCCTGGCACCATTACCTTCACGGCCACCTCAACCCCCCATTCCTGGGAGTGTCCGCTGCAGTGGCTGCTCTAAG GTTCTGCTCAAAGGCCAAACAGCATTCCAAAGAAAAGGATCAACACAGCTCTTCTGCTCTACTGTTTGTCTGACAGGACATCTGCCTCCAGCCACCAAGAACCGATTatgttttcagtgcaaaaa GGAGATAATTCAGCCCAGGGACATGATCGCGGTTCCTGCAGACGACAACACCCTCATGCACTTCTGTGGCCACTTCTGTCTGTCGGTCTTCAGACATAAGAGGAAACAGCCTGATAAGGCTCCTGACAAACGACAAGAACGAAAGCCCGAGAAGCCACCAGAGAAACCAGGTGAACGACAGCCTGAAAGACCTTTTTGTAGCGTCTGCAAAGTCAACAACAAG CAAATTGAACATGAGGTCACCCATCAGGGCCGCCTGCACAGACTCTGTAGTAATGCTTGTTTTGTAAGTTGGCGCAAGATTCGGCAGTTAGCCATGAACTGCTGCGAAGGCTGCGGACTTTACTGTAATAGCAAATCAGGTTCCTGTCAGACGCTCACAATCGAAAGAACTCAGCTCAACTTCTGCAGTCCAACCTGCATTGCCACCTTCAAACAG acctgcagaaaaATGATCGAGTGTGccaactgtcacaagatggcagTAGTGTCCTCCACCTTCATGGAACGAGACCACAAGGGCAAAGTTCAGCTGTACTGTTCACCTGGTTGTGTGGAACAGAGCCGACCACCCCAGCATACTCTCACTG GTACTCCATTCCCATGCTGCCTGTGCAAGGTGTCAGCTGTTCCTCAGTATCATTTGGCCATGGTGGACGGCACCATACGCAACTTCTGCTCCTATGCCTGTGTGTCTACTTTTAGG AAGTCTGGTGACACCTCTCAGTCAGACCTGATTAATGGAACCTCCTCTCTCAGGAACCCGTCCGTCAGAGAAACTCCCAAACCAGGGTCATCTGTCGGTGCCAGCTCAGTCCCTCCCATTCCTCAGGACTACCCATCTTCGGTTCCCTACCAAGGCCATCATCCCAGTCATACCTCAGTGCCCCCACTAGTGCCTCCCTACCCAACCATGTCATCCCCCTCTGTCCCTGGGCAACCCCTAAAACCAGCAGAGGGTGGCCTCGGTGACAGCTCCAAACTGACCTGCCATCAGTGCAGCAAACAGTTCAGCTCGAAACCGATGCTGTTCAGTCACCAA GGTcgtatttttatgttctgcaaTAAGACATGCTGTGATCACTATAAAACCCAGAAAAACATCCTTGCATTGTGCGAGTGCTGTAAACAGGAGAAGGTTATATatgacatcatcagctataACCAACAGGACCTGGTCATCTGCAGTGAAA ACTGTAAGCTGCTCCTCAAACGTGACCTGACTTCTCGTAACAGGGATCAAACCTGGCGGCCCTGCAGCTACTGCACTGGCATCAGTCAGAAGATGTTGCACAGTCACTATGGAGGCAAGATGGAGGAGTTCTGTAGACCCCACTGCATGTCCCAGTACACAGTTCTGTACTATGGG ATGGGTCGATGTGATAGTTGTAGGAAACAGGGATACATGTCTGAGAAGCTACAGTGTTTGGGTTCGGTCCGTAATTTCTGCAACCTGCCCTGCCTGCTGCAGTACTGCCACTTTCATTTTGAAACGAGCCAACACACCAGCAGTAATGGTACTGGGACAGCTCCACAAGCACCACACG CTCCAACCCAACCCCATCACTCCTCAAAGATGAATCCTGTCATTGCAGACGTTGTCTCATTGGCCAACGGATCAGCCACTCAGCCCAGTGTTTCAGCAGATACTGCTCAGACTG GAGCACTTCCAACCACCAACATAGATGGCAAAAACCATTATCAC GCCAGTACCCAGACCGATGCCATGCGTGTGCCTACACCCCGACGGCGTCAGATGAAGAACAAATCCGTTCTTTGCCGACCCTTTACGATGGACCAGGAAACCTTTTGCCAGCTTCCCACTACTTCCACTGAATCAGGAG AAGGTAAGGAGAACGTGAAGGTGGTAATGGTTCCAGTCCCAGTCCCCATCTTTATTCCAGTGCCTATGAACATGTACTGCCAGCACACGCCTGTTCCGATGCCTATGCCCATGCCG gttcCAGTACCCATTGTCGTTCCGCCGCAGAAGAAAGACGTGAAAGACGCAGCTGTCCAATCAGAATGCTTTGCTGTGagcaaagaacaacaaaaagatgagcCTGTTTCCAGTGCAG ACCAGAGCTCTAAAAGTGGAGACATAAAGTCAGAAGTGGTCTCTGCTACAGCCTGTAAAGATGAGGAGAAAGCAGTGCAGGCTGACCTGCCACCTACTAGCAGTTCAGAGATGTGCACAGAGTCGGATGATCCTCAGCTTAATGCCCAGCCAGAGACCAGCAAAACGACAAGCGCCCTTCCTACGGCTAGTCCCGGAGACCAACCTCCCTCCTCACCAGCGATGGACTTGGAGACTGACTTTCCTTCTG AGTTGTTGGATCAAAAGCTGTCTGCTCCACGGCGAGGAGTGAAGAGAGCTAGAGAGGGTTCCTACAGCCGGAAACGG GGTCGAAGGCGAATTGGTTCTCTGGACCGTGGTGCAGCCGTGACTCCGGCGCCCCCCAAACTGAACCACCTGTACGGCGTTAACGCCTGGAGGAGCTGGGTTCAGCAACGCAACAAGCAGTCACAACAAC CCAGTCCAGTTGACATTAAAGAAGACGTCCTTCAGTGCAACTCTGCTGAGCTCAACTACGGTCTGTCTCACTTCGTCAGAGAAGTACGACGGCCAAACGGAGAGAGATACAGCCCAGACAGCATCTTCTACCTCTGTCTGGGGATTCAACAGGTTCAGGCAGACAGGGTCACTGGCTTTACTTCTTTtagtctgctgctgcttttcttaaCATGTATGTTCTTCCGTCTTTTGTCTCTACCTCTCATTGGACAGTATCTCTTCATGAAGGGCCGCATAGAGAACATCTTCACTGACAAGCTGTACATTCAGTTTGCCTCCGAGATCACTGGGATGCTTCGACTTTGGAAACCTAAGCTGCTGCCTAGTG GTCAAGTTGTTTCATCCCGTGTGGAGGAGCCCTACCTGTGGGAGTGTAAGCAGCTGGGCGCGTACTCACCCATAGTCTTGCTCAACACGCTGCTCTTCTTCTGCACCAAAACCTTCCACCTGACCACCGTGGAGCAGCACCAGAGCCTCTCTTTTTCCAACTTCACTCGGTGTTCAAAGCCCTGCAGTCGAGCGGGCAAAGTCCACTACCTCCGCTACCAGAGAAGCAGCGCTGCCCCGCACAGCCAGGAAGAGACAG CACGTTCCAGAAGAAGGCAGGCGGAGAACGAGGGCGACATGGAGATGCTCCAGAACGTCACCAACCCTCTGCACTGTCCTGTCCAACTCTATGAGTTCTACCTCTCTAGATG CCCAGAGTCTGTGAAGAAGAGAACCGACGTGTTCTACCTCCAGCCTCACCAGAATGTCCACACgcacag TTCCCACTGGTACACTTCACAACCGTTGGATGCCACCACTCTACAGAACATGCTCACACGCATCCTGGCTGTGAAAGAGGTtcagcaggaacaggaagcaGTCCAGCATCAGTCCCCAGCTGCTGCTGAGGGTGACGGCCCACAGTCATTATCCACAACCTGTTCCCCTGCAACGCTGTGA
- the LOC125023644 gene encoding zinc finger MYM-type protein 4-like isoform X3, which yields MADSEEFRLKRLQHEERLSRVFDEVMGLGDFADSSRGSATSSKSGQDEAKEADETSGQEQGRPIEEEESNGSRQEEKMDEGVEEQTFPCVASPSPDRSSLPSSFKMGKNEAGGGGSGGAAFDDALDGLPSYGPEEEDEDWHFALPMGTLEEAGVNKANQKRAQSGQVNSTAPSDAFVGESREEDEEEEQERAGSSPSPNTSHSSQDHTPDNSQDGGLQGEETEDSQQGETSEAAPIEDSNPPTSPTINIKDEPIDEGYDAALLPQSSIRQIKEELEHQEEELRISSVFSVGGGNTFAQPTMPAAVPAPQHTTIFIPGRGALLQAMGPLPIRTPAPVQASLPALAPLPSRPPQPPIPGSVRCSGCSKVLLKGQTAFQRKGSTQLFCSTVCLTGHLPPATKNRLCFQCKKEIIQPRDMIAVPADDNTLMHFCGHFCLSVFRHKRKQPDKAPDKRQERKPEKPPEKPGERQPERPFCSVCKVNNKQIEHEVTHQGRLHRLCSNACFVSWRKIRQLAMNCCEGCGLYCNSKSGSCQTLTIERTQLNFCSPTCIATFKQTCRKMIECANCHKMAVVSSTFMERDHKGKVQLYCSPGCVEQSRPPQHTLTGTPFPCCLCKVSAVPQYHLAMVDGTIRNFCSYACVSTFRKSGDTSQSDLINGTSSLRNPSVRETPKPGSSVGASSVPPIPQDYPSSVPYQGHHPSHTSVPPLVPPYPTMSSPSVPGQPLKPAEGGLGDSSKLTCHQCSKQFSSKPMLFSHQGRIFMFCNKTCCDHYKTQKNILALCECCKQEKVIYDIISYNQQDLVICSENCKLLLKRDLTSRNRDQTWRPCSYCTGISQKMLHSHYGGKMEEFCRPHCMSQYTVLYYGMGRCDSCRKQGYMSEKLQCLGSVRNFCNLPCLLQYCHFHFETSQHTSSNGTGTAPQAPHAPTQPHHSSKMNPVIADVVSLANGSATQPSVSADTAQTGALPTTNIDGKNHYHASTQTDAMRVPTPRRRQMKNKSVLCRPFTMDQETFCQLPTTSTESGEGKENVKVVMVPVPVPIFIPVPMNMYCQHTPVPMPMPMPVPVPIVVPPQKKDVKDAAVQSECFAVSKEQQKDEPVSSADQSSKSGDIKSEVVSATACKDEEKAVQADLPPTSSSEMCTESDDPQLNAQPETSKTTSALPTASPGDQPPSSPAMDLETDFPSELLDQKLSAPRRGVKRAREGSYSRKRGRRRIGSLDRGAAVTPAPPKLNHLYGVNAWRSWVQQRNKQSQQPSPVDIKEDVLQCNSAELNYGLSHFVREVRRPNGERYSPDSIFYLCLGIQQYLFMKGRIENIFTDKLYIQFASEITGMLRLWKPKLLPSGQVVSSRVEEPYLWECKQLGAYSPIVLLNTLLFFCTKTFHLTTVEQHQSLSFSNFTRCSKPCSRAGKVHYLRYQRSSAAPHSQEETARSRRRQAENEGDMEMLQNVTNPLHCPVQLYEFYLSRCPESVKKRTDVFYLQPHQNVHTHSSHWYTSQPLDATTLQNMLTRILAVKEVQQEQEAVQHQSPAAAEGDGPQSLSTTCSPATL from the exons ATGGCGGATTCGGAGGAATTTAGACTTAAACGGTTACAG CATGAGGAGCGCTTGTCCAGAGTGTTTGACGAAGTAATGGGCCTAGGAGACTTTGCTGACTCTTCCAGAGGTTCTGCCACCTCTTCCAAGAGTGGTCAGGATGAGGCAAAGGAAGCAGACGAAACTTCAGGACAAGAGCAAGGGCGACCaatagaggaagaggagagcaaCGGTAgcagacaagaagaaaaaatggaTGAGGGGGTAGAAGAGCAGACCTTTCCATGTGTTGCCTCCCCCTCCCCTGATCGCAGCTCTTTACCCTCCTCATTTAAAATGGGAAAGAACGaagcaggagggggaggaagtggCGGGGCAGCGTTTGATGATGCACTGGATGGCCTTCCTTCCTATGggccagaagaagaagatgaagactgGCACTTTGCCCTGCCAATGGGTACCCTTGAGGAAGCTGGTGTTAATAAAGCCAACCAAAAAAGAGCCCAGTCAGGGCAGGTGAACAGCACAGCTCCAAGTGATGCCTTTGTTGGTGAGTCcagagaggaggacgaggaggaagagcaggagaggGCTGGGAGTAGTCCCTCTCCCAACACCTCCCACTCCTCTCAGGACCACACACCAGACAACAGCCAAG ATGGAGGCCTCCAGGGAGAGGAGACTGAAGACAGCCAACAGGGAGAG ACGTCAGAGGCTGCTCCTATTGAGGACAGTAATCCCCCAACGTCTCCTACTATCAATATTAAAGATGAGCCTATTGATGAGGGCTACGATGCTGCTTTGCTGCCTCAGAGCTCCATCAGACAGATCAAAGAAGAGCTGGAGCACCAGGAG GAAGAGCTGAGGATTAGCTCTGTCTTCTCTGTAGGTGGAGGGAACACCTTTGCACAGCCTACTA TGCCAGCAGCAGTCCCAGCCCCCCAGCACACAACCATTTTTATCCCTGGTAGAGGAGCTCTCCTACAAGCCATGGGTCCCCTCCCCATCAGAACACCAGCTCCAGTCCAAGCATCACTGCCAGCCCTGGCACCATTACCTTCACGGCCACCTCAACCCCCCATTCCTGGGAGTGTCCGCTGCAGTGGCTGCTCTAAG GTTCTGCTCAAAGGCCAAACAGCATTCCAAAGAAAAGGATCAACACAGCTCTTCTGCTCTACTGTTTGTCTGACAGGACATCTGCCTCCAGCCACCAAGAACCGATTatgttttcagtgcaaaaa GGAGATAATTCAGCCCAGGGACATGATCGCGGTTCCTGCAGACGACAACACCCTCATGCACTTCTGTGGCCACTTCTGTCTGTCGGTCTTCAGACATAAGAGGAAACAGCCTGATAAGGCTCCTGACAAACGACAAGAACGAAAGCCCGAGAAGCCACCAGAGAAACCAGGTGAACGACAGCCTGAAAGACCTTTTTGTAGCGTCTGCAAAGTCAACAACAAG CAAATTGAACATGAGGTCACCCATCAGGGCCGCCTGCACAGACTCTGTAGTAATGCTTGTTTTGTAAGTTGGCGCAAGATTCGGCAGTTAGCCATGAACTGCTGCGAAGGCTGCGGACTTTACTGTAATAGCAAATCAGGTTCCTGTCAGACGCTCACAATCGAAAGAACTCAGCTCAACTTCTGCAGTCCAACCTGCATTGCCACCTTCAAACAG acctgcagaaaaATGATCGAGTGTGccaactgtcacaagatggcagTAGTGTCCTCCACCTTCATGGAACGAGACCACAAGGGCAAAGTTCAGCTGTACTGTTCACCTGGTTGTGTGGAACAGAGCCGACCACCCCAGCATACTCTCACTG GTACTCCATTCCCATGCTGCCTGTGCAAGGTGTCAGCTGTTCCTCAGTATCATTTGGCCATGGTGGACGGCACCATACGCAACTTCTGCTCCTATGCCTGTGTGTCTACTTTTAGG AAGTCTGGTGACACCTCTCAGTCAGACCTGATTAATGGAACCTCCTCTCTCAGGAACCCGTCCGTCAGAGAAACTCCCAAACCAGGGTCATCTGTCGGTGCCAGCTCAGTCCCTCCCATTCCTCAGGACTACCCATCTTCGGTTCCCTACCAAGGCCATCATCCCAGTCATACCTCAGTGCCCCCACTAGTGCCTCCCTACCCAACCATGTCATCCCCCTCTGTCCCTGGGCAACCCCTAAAACCAGCAGAGGGTGGCCTCGGTGACAGCTCCAAACTGACCTGCCATCAGTGCAGCAAACAGTTCAGCTCGAAACCGATGCTGTTCAGTCACCAA GGTcgtatttttatgttctgcaaTAAGACATGCTGTGATCACTATAAAACCCAGAAAAACATCCTTGCATTGTGCGAGTGCTGTAAACAGGAGAAGGTTATATatgacatcatcagctataACCAACAGGACCTGGTCATCTGCAGTGAAA ACTGTAAGCTGCTCCTCAAACGTGACCTGACTTCTCGTAACAGGGATCAAACCTGGCGGCCCTGCAGCTACTGCACTGGCATCAGTCAGAAGATGTTGCACAGTCACTATGGAGGCAAGATGGAGGAGTTCTGTAGACCCCACTGCATGTCCCAGTACACAGTTCTGTACTATGGG ATGGGTCGATGTGATAGTTGTAGGAAACAGGGATACATGTCTGAGAAGCTACAGTGTTTGGGTTCGGTCCGTAATTTCTGCAACCTGCCCTGCCTGCTGCAGTACTGCCACTTTCATTTTGAAACGAGCCAACACACCAGCAGTAATGGTACTGGGACAGCTCCACAAGCACCACACG CTCCAACCCAACCCCATCACTCCTCAAAGATGAATCCTGTCATTGCAGACGTTGTCTCATTGGCCAACGGATCAGCCACTCAGCCCAGTGTTTCAGCAGATACTGCTCAGACTG GAGCACTTCCAACCACCAACATAGATGGCAAAAACCATTATCAC GCCAGTACCCAGACCGATGCCATGCGTGTGCCTACACCCCGACGGCGTCAGATGAAGAACAAATCCGTTCTTTGCCGACCCTTTACGATGGACCAGGAAACCTTTTGCCAGCTTCCCACTACTTCCACTGAATCAGGAG AAGGTAAGGAGAACGTGAAGGTGGTAATGGTTCCAGTCCCAGTCCCCATCTTTATTCCAGTGCCTATGAACATGTACTGCCAGCACACGCCTGTTCCGATGCCTATGCCCATGCCG gttcCAGTACCCATTGTCGTTCCGCCGCAGAAGAAAGACGTGAAAGACGCAGCTGTCCAATCAGAATGCTTTGCTGTGagcaaagaacaacaaaaagatgagcCTGTTTCCAGTGCAG ACCAGAGCTCTAAAAGTGGAGACATAAAGTCAGAAGTGGTCTCTGCTACAGCCTGTAAAGATGAGGAGAAAGCAGTGCAGGCTGACCTGCCACCTACTAGCAGTTCAGAGATGTGCACAGAGTCGGATGATCCTCAGCTTAATGCCCAGCCAGAGACCAGCAAAACGACAAGCGCCCTTCCTACGGCTAGTCCCGGAGACCAACCTCCCTCCTCACCAGCGATGGACTTGGAGACTGACTTTCCTTCTG AGTTGTTGGATCAAAAGCTGTCTGCTCCACGGCGAGGAGTGAAGAGAGCTAGAGAGGGTTCCTACAGCCGGAAACGG GGTCGAAGGCGAATTGGTTCTCTGGACCGTGGTGCAGCCGTGACTCCGGCGCCCCCCAAACTGAACCACCTGTACGGCGTTAACGCCTGGAGGAGCTGGGTTCAGCAACGCAACAAGCAGTCACAACAAC CCAGTCCAGTTGACATTAAAGAAGACGTCCTTCAGTGCAACTCTGCTGAGCTCAACTACGGTCTGTCTCACTTCGTCAGAGAAGTACGACGGCCAAACGGAGAGAGATACAGCCCAGACAGCATCTTCTACCTCTGTCTGGGGATTCAACAG TATCTCTTCATGAAGGGCCGCATAGAGAACATCTTCACTGACAAGCTGTACATTCAGTTTGCCTCCGAGATCACTGGGATGCTTCGACTTTGGAAACCTAAGCTGCTGCCTAGTG GTCAAGTTGTTTCATCCCGTGTGGAGGAGCCCTACCTGTGGGAGTGTAAGCAGCTGGGCGCGTACTCACCCATAGTCTTGCTCAACACGCTGCTCTTCTTCTGCACCAAAACCTTCCACCTGACCACCGTGGAGCAGCACCAGAGCCTCTCTTTTTCCAACTTCACTCGGTGTTCAAAGCCCTGCAGTCGAGCGGGCAAAGTCCACTACCTCCGCTACCAGAGAAGCAGCGCTGCCCCGCACAGCCAGGAAGAGACAG CACGTTCCAGAAGAAGGCAGGCGGAGAACGAGGGCGACATGGAGATGCTCCAGAACGTCACCAACCCTCTGCACTGTCCTGTCCAACTCTATGAGTTCTACCTCTCTAGATG CCCAGAGTCTGTGAAGAAGAGAACCGACGTGTTCTACCTCCAGCCTCACCAGAATGTCCACACgcacag TTCCCACTGGTACACTTCACAACCGTTGGATGCCACCACTCTACAGAACATGCTCACACGCATCCTGGCTGTGAAAGAGGTtcagcaggaacaggaagcaGTCCAGCATCAGTCCCCAGCTGCTGCTGAGGGTGACGGCCCACAGTCATTATCCACAACCTGTTCCCCTGCAACGCTGTGA